A single Bacillota bacterium DNA region contains:
- a CDS encoding transcriptional repressor: protein MLNQAYQLLKERNLRITPQRKAILQILYNCRGDHLETESIYELIAAKENKNKRIGLATVYRTMELFEKIGLVSRLSMENSPARYELIIYDKTIHHHLICLKCGQVQEIDDKIAEEFKSLVLEDKGFEVTGKPMKIYGYCSRCRK from the coding sequence TTGCTTAACCAGGCTTATCAGCTGCTTAAGGAACGCAATTTGAGGATTACACCTCAAAGAAAAGCCATCCTTCAGATCCTATACAATTGCAGGGGAGATCATCTTGAAACTGAAAGTATTTATGAGCTAATTGCTGCAAAAGAAAATAAGAATAAAAGGATAGGACTGGCGACTGTGTACCGTACTATGGAATTGTTTGAAAAGATAGGACTGGTATCAAGATTGTCGATGGAAAATTCACCAGCACGGTACGAGTTGATAATATATGATAAAACAATTCACCATCATTTAATTTGCTTAAAATGCGGACAGGTGCAGGAAATAGATGATAAGATTGCTGAAGAATTCAAAAGCCTGGTTCTGGAAGACAAGGGATTTGAGGTTACTGGTAAACCAATGAAAATATATGGATACTGCAGCAGATGCAGAAAATAA